The Vibrio tapetis subsp. tapetis genome segment GGGCATGCTTGGCTTATGGTAGAGCACAATGTCGGCTGATTTTACTTTCTTACGAGCGGCAGCTTGCCCACGAACGATGACTTTACCATCACGCAATTTTACTTCTTGGCGAATTTGCGTCATATCATCCCAGCCTGCATCTTTGATCGCAGGGAGAATAAATTTTGTGATGATGTCGGTTTCGGTTAGTTTTGCTTTGTTAATGTTCGCAACCATACTGCAGGCTCAAGGAAATCGAATAGGTAGTCAGTATATAACAAAGTTCATATTATGCCGAGAGTGTTACCTTTACCATCATAGGGTTACTGCGTATTCGCAGTCACATTCTCTCAATTTAATGGACGATACCACTACACTATTTATCTTATCTATATAAATGCCGATATCACTCTTTGCCTGAATTGACCTAAGCGCAGTTCATCACAAGACGACATTAAATTTATGGTGCTTTCGCTTGATGGCATCATTGAATCATCCCAGTTAACTAAGTGCCGTTGAGTCAAAGTCGATAGACTTCTTTCTGTATTATCTAGTAATCCTCGTTCGTTAATTGGGAAAGTATTTTGCTTATCAAAGTCCTGTTTTATATATAGACATGTATCAGGAATATCTTGTTCAATCCGTTCAGAGAATCCAATAAGGCTCTCTTCTGCGAAGGTGAACAACCATGCTTCTTGATTTGGTGAGTCGTTTACTCTCAATATTCGCCCTAAGACTTGTCTAAAATACAACTCGGTTTTAACCGCGCTCATGTGACAGCATACCTGCAGCCGAGGGATGTCTGTTCCTTCACTGATCATTCCTACGCTCACAATCCACTGCGTGTCGCCATGCCGAAAGGCTTCTATCTCTTCAAGTGGGGATTCATGATGGTAGGTAACAATGCACGCCGATTGACCAAACTTTTGTATCAGCATCGCTTGGATGGATTTGGCGTGCTTTACCGAAGCAGCTACAACAAGGCCGCCAGCCTGTGGGGATTGCCGACGAATATGCTCGAGTTTATTACAACCTGATTGCAACAAATAACTCATGGCATCTTCATTATGAATTACCGTTTGATATGAGATGTCTGACTTTTGAATTAAGTCGAGTATTGACGAGAATGACAGCCTTTCGCCACCTTCGGTAATGCTAAGGTGTTCGTTATCAACCAAGGCAATTTTCGGGGCTCGGCAAACTAACTCTTCAATGGCTTGCTTTAAGCCATACTGAAAATCGCACACCAATTGACCGTCAGGATCTGTGTACTCCGCCATTGCAATAGGAACGGAATCTGAGCGCCACGGGGTTCCAGAAAGCGCTAACGTATATTTAGCTAAGCCTTGAATTTTGGTAAGCACTTGCTCACCCCAAACATTAGATCCGCCATGTTCATCGCTTGCGCAATGGTGGATTTCATCAAAGACAGCAAACACTCGGTATTTTTCGACAGTTCTCCAAAAGTCATCATCCATAAAGCGGATGGTTTGATAGGTGTATGAAACGCCAAGTGAGCCCAGCCCACCATTAAATGAACAGCCAAGCTTCCAAGCAAAGGTTTTCTTAATCCCTTCTGCTACGGTAAGTGAAGGAGAAAAACACAAAATTAAATCAACTTTGTCTTGCTCAATTAATCGCTTTGCAAGCTCCGCAGCCATCACTGTTTTGCCAGCACCAGGTGTCGCTTGGCAAAAAAAATGTGACTGATCATAGCTATATTTCTTCAATGCTGCTTCAACACACTGAGATTGCCAGAGCCTTAACATGAGCTCACCATCGTACCCGATGTTTTGAGAGCTTTAGACAGCGCATTAATTTTGCCAAGTAACCTTGCGGATCGTTCTTTTGCCTCCGAAAATAACGGCAAGAAAGCATCGCGATTATTGGGGAAGCGTTTAATAAGAGATTGATATTCTTCCACTTCACCAAGGATGATCGCCAGCTCCCCCTCATGTTGGCTTTTCTCTTTCAGCAACACTGTAAACTCGAATGAGTGCAATTCAGTTGATTGTGAAACTTTATGTTCTTTGCTTTTGGGAGCATGAGTAACAGAGGTACTGGCACTCTTTGCAACTCGAGGAGTACAGGTCATTTGAAGAAACAAATCTGTTTTTTGGTATCTTTTATTGCGAGCAGAACCATTAGCAACGAGCCAGCCTTTACGTTCAAATGAAAGTATTTGCCTATAAACATACTTTCTTGCTTCATCTAGATCGGTATGTTCTTTTGCTACCAACATAAGAGCATCTCGCGCTTCAGTAACTAAAAAGTCATCCATCTCTTTTTCTATCAATAGGTTAAACATGTAGGCGTTGATTTTTTTTGATTGCTTCATTTGAACATTTACACAGCTAAAAACTTAGGATTGCTAAGTATACAAAAATCAGTAAAACTTAGACAATCTAAGTTATCAAAAGGTTGAAAAGAAATGTGTAAGTGCAAAAAAACAACCCAATCCCAGAGAGGCTCAAAGCAGCTCGTAAAAAAGCCTGTATCACCCAAAAAGATCTAGGGGTGAAAATTGGTATGGAGCAAAGCTCTGCAAGTGGCCGAATGAACCACTACGAAAAGGGCCGACATGTGCCAGATATAGGCACGCTTGAACGTATGGCCGATGAGTTAAATGTGCCACTGAATTACTTCTTCTGTAAAAGTGATTTAAGCGCAGAACTGGCGTGTGCGATTGATAAGATGAGTGATGAGGAGAAAGCTGCATTACTGAAATCGTTAGCTTCTAAGTAGACGCGGCTTTACGCTTTCAACCCACCTATGCTTAGCAGTAAATTCAACGGTATTGCATCGCTGAATCGCGGTGGGAGTATTTTATCTTCCGCTGATATAGCAGATGTGTTGTATGTAGAGCTGGCTTCTAATTGATGTACCTTCAGCGAGCTAAGGTTGCAGGTAAATGGATTATCCAAATAAGGAAACTTAAAGGCAAAAGTTCTCTCTAGCACCCCACTATCGATCGTCTCTCTACCTTCTTTAAAACTTATTAACATTGCATCTTTTAAGAAATGCTTGAGTTTCCGACATTCCCCATTACACACTGAAAAAAGTGGGTAAAGTACGTCATTTGAAGTTAATCTCGGCGCTTTTTGATAGCCCATTCTTTTTGAAAGTCCCGCTACAAACTGGGCAAAGTGTTTCTTCTGATCTGGGTCAACGTCATACTGCGCACTTGTTGTTTTCGTCGCTTTTGTTATCTTCAGCAACTTGAAATAATTAAGCCCCCGACGCCAACTCAAACGAGAATTCCATTGCGGTTCTTCTGCCAATACATTGGCATAAGGCAATCCAACGAGCACAAAAGACACACCAGCCTCTTCACTGATATACTTAAACGTATTTGCTATGGCTTGCCTTTCCTCGGCTGTTGAAAACTCAACTAGCTCTTGAACTTCATTGACAATAATAAGTTCGACCGACTTCCTCTTTAAATGTCTTACCACACTCTCTCCTAACGCGATTTCGTTGCGTCTACGAGTTGAACGCCCGCCGGATTTAGAATTTAGATCAACCAAGAACTTATTCAGCGTGTTTTGCTCATTTACTCGGCTCGGAATTCGAGTACTTAACACGGTTTGAGTTGACCAACTTGAACTTGAACTTGATTCGAAACGCTTAAGGTAGTTATTAATCAGAGCTGTTTTTCCGCTTCCCGTTTCACCTGTTAGCAAAAACGATTCGGGCTCTCCCCCTAGAGACTGATTAAAACGAAGCTGATCAAATATTGAATAGATCTCTGTTATTTCAGGGTATTCAATAAAGCTGGTCTCGTATTCCATAAGCTGTTTTCGCTGTTGGGAAGTAACATTGAACATCAGTAACCCTCGATATCATCTAGGTCTTCATCATTTGTCGATAGGGCGTGACTTAGTATTTGTTGCTCTGTTGGCTGGTCATTACTCGGCTTACTCGCAACAATCGACGTTGGGCCATTGCTACCTACATCTCTGAACTTGGCTAACTTGGAAGTATTTCCAGTTTTAGATGGGGCCTGCTTCTTGTTTCGAGACCGACTCAATCGCTCTGTTTCACCTTCAATACGGCTTTCAATATACAAGTGAGTCTCAGCTAACGCCTCTTCATTTTTTAGCTCTCGCGTATTCAACCTTCGTACCTTTTGAATTCGTTCGTGCTCAAATAGCGAAAGTCCTTTCGTATAGCCGCTATTGTCTACCGCTGGAACTTTGATATATCGTTTTTCTGGTTCCAAAAAAACGTAGATTGAACTGATATCTGATGGGTCTGTTTTTGTTTTAACAAATAATTTGCCGTCTGATTTAACAGGGGCATATTTTCGATACTCTATAAGCTCGTCAGATTGATAGTGTAGGTTATGAAGACGAATACCTGAAATCCCTATCGTGCGCTCCTTCAAAAGCCCTAATTCAGTTCGTAAAGCCAAAATTTCATCATCATGATAAGCATTAGGTCGCCACTTTGACTCGTGCCACTTATGATATGGAATTGCACGTTCTCTAGCATCTGGGGACATATGGTAGTAATCAACTACCCATTTATGCAGCAATTCTAGAAATACTGACACCCGAACAACCGATTCTTTTTTTGGGTCATAGTCCTTTAGCTGAGTAGGATTAGTGAATGTTTTACCTGGTAAAGAGTTGGTCAATCCTTTGTTCAATTGATCGAACAACTTTTCTATACCCGTCTTTCTCCACGGTTTTGCCGCTTGGCTATATTGGATATCGGTCACAAATGGCCTTAGGGAATCTTCTAAACTGTCTGTCCAGAACTCAGCACCGTTATCAACAACTAGGTAATCAATTTTCCCATGACATGGCCAATCATTCTTTATGGATGGGTAGCTATCTTTTAACCAGCTTTTATCTAACAAGGTATTGAGTAATGCCTTTCGTACAGAGTCAAAACTAGGGTCTCTAAAGTTCACGCTTAACCCAACGACGCATTTGCTAAACCGATCATAGAGCATGGTTAAGTAAGGCCGTCCTAACGGTACATCCAACTCATCGTCAATCAATATAACGGGAAGTGGTGTATGATCTATTTCGACATATTCCATTGGTTTTGTCGCTGCAATTTGCTGCCCTACAGAACGAAACTCTCTATCTGCATATCGCTTTCCATACCGGGCAACGGCCACTTCATAAGGAGGTAATGAATTGACACGATCATAAAAGGTTCGTTCACTAATAGGATCAATTTCCCCTTCAACGATGGTCTGATTGATTGTTATTACTCGACTTTTGTAATATCGAAATGCCTCTGCGATGCTTAAACGCTCTTTAGTCAGGTACTTTTTTTCAATCGCCTCATCAACCAATACCTGAGAATCTGAAGATTTATTTCTGTTACCTTTTTATGCATGCTTTGGGATAAGTGATTTGATATCTCTACCTGATTCAAAATAGAGTTTTTTCCAACCAGCCAATACTCGCCAGCTTGGTGGTTTTAGGCTTAGTGTTTGCTCTACAGTACCTAAAATTGGGATTAGATTCTTTTCTGTCCAGCCACCCTCAAGTCGTTTCTCTACAAAATTAATCACTTTGATACGACGGAGAGTTTCCTTTTGTACTTCTGAAGGGAAAGTGTCCAAAGAAGGAGGATTGATGTCATTTTCATCAAATACATCTTCAGGAATTTGAAGCTGATCAGCCGCTTCTTCTTCAGAAGCAGCCATTTCGTCAAAAAGGCCAAAGAATTCTTCAAATTCATTTGCCATTCCTAGCACCAAACATAGCTATTAAGACCAAAGTCGTTATTTCTTAAGTCTGTTTTGATCCTACCAGAAGAGAGCCAACACAAGGAATGAATGAGAGTCTCGTGCTCTGGTAAGCCGAAGTACTGCGAAACTTCAAACAACTGCACTTTTTGTTTGCTTTGAATGAATTGCAAAACACTTTTTTGTACTTGTGTCACCGTGTGAAGACCTGAATACCGATGCAGGAGCTTCAAGTTATTGAATATTGGATTTATTCTTATCTGCTTTTCAGTCACTAAGATAAGTCGTTTTCCATGTTCTTCTAAAGCCGTACGCTGTTTTTCTGCGAATCGTGCTCTAAAGTCTGGTTTTAGAATTTGGCTTGAGTGCTTCACTTCAACAAAAGAAGATTGTTCTTTTTGGTCGCAGACCAAGAAATCGGGAGTGTAACGACACTTACGGCCATTGAAATGATAGTGATAACCGTATGGTTGGGAAGTGTATTCTTTTACGTCTGGGTTATATTCGAGATGGAAACAGAAATCAAATTCTAAAACAGAGAGGGTTCGTACGACAGCATCGTTTTTCAAGCTCATGAACTTGCAGATGTTGTGAACGTGGGAAGATTTTTTGGTTTGGTCGAACATAGTGCGCATCACATTTGTTGTAAACCTACAACAAAAAATAGACTATGCTGACTTATAGTGCAAATTTGCTAACTTCTTTGCAATTTATGCTAAGTTATTTTGCAAACATCAAATGGGTGGAAGCCCCAGCCACATCCCGGCACACAAGTCACACGCTGCGGCTGCTCCCTTCCAGGCCTGACCGAGTTCACATGCTATTGTTGCGGGAGGACCAGGGCCTCCATAGATTCTTTGTCTTTGCGAGCATCTCGCTAAAGAGTGAGGTGATTATCAGCCATCCCCTGCCCCTTTGCAAGCCCAAAACTCTCGAAATTAAGGGTTTTGAGTTCAACTGCTTAACTATTATTCACTTTTACTCTCTTGCTTAGCAGTATACATGGCATGATCGGCTTGCTTAAGCACATCATTAAGGCTTTGGCTCTCTTTACTCGCTTTAGATACACCGATAGCAACGACAATAGAATGCTTATTGCCAGAGTGCAACACACTAAAGCTCTCTAACTTTCTCACCATAGATTGCACAACAAATTCGTCACCGCTACCCACCAAAACAAACTCATCACCGCCAATTCGATAGCCATTACCGTCCCAGAACTTCATGACAATTCTAGCTAACTTTTTCAACACGGCATCGCCCGCTTCATGGCCAAACAAATCATTTATCTCTTTAAAATTATTCACATCTAAGTAAATCACCCGTTGATCCGCTTTAATGCCTCTTCGATATTTCGCGTATAAAGCTCGACGGTTTTTCAGCCCGGTCAGGTTGTCTGTTTGTGATTGAATGTGAAGAAAATAAGCGACCGATACCATGAACGCCAACACAATAACAAACAAGATTTGAGTACGATGAGAGAATTTTTTCTGTAAGCCTAGCGTTGTGCGCCAGTCTGGTTTTTTATCATAGTCATTGATGATGGCCTTGGTGTCTAGCATGGTAATAGCACGAGAAAACAGTGGCGCCAATTTGCTGCCCAGGTCATTTTTTACAAAGCCAATGGCGATATCTGAACGATAAAAGCTCCCTATAGACTTAGCCTGAGTAATCGGCAGCATTTCAGACGAGCTGAGTATCGAGTTCAAGGCTGAGGAGTCCATGGCTGCATAATCTATGCTGTTGGCAACTAACGAGTCGATCAGCGCTTCTTCATCATCAAAATAGTGCAATGGTTTCTGTGGCAGTAACCGTGTTAACAGCTCATCAAAAATGGTGTCTCGCACGACGCCTATTCGTTCCGAGATCAACTCAGATACGTGATGATACACCCCTACTTTGTAACCAAGCCTCTTAACCACCATAGATTCAGGATAATAGTATGGCTCTGAAAAATAGACATAGTGACTACGTTGGGCCGAGATAGTCATTGGAGCAAGTACATCAATCTTTTGATCGATTAGATCTTGCTTCATACTTTCCCAAGTTTCATCAGCCTCACTCACTACTTCGCACTCTATGCTCAGTATTTTGCAGGACTGCAACAAAATATCGGCCGTTATTCCGACCACATCGCCATTACTTTTATAGCGAACGTATGGATAAGCGTCATCTAACTTGATGCGAAGCGGTCGATCCACGTTTAAGTCACTTTGAAAGACGGATTTTTGCAGTGATTTTCGACGGATCTCAAACTGATATTGGCTAATGCTTCGCCTTAGATGTTTTTGAATACCTTCTGAATGAATATAATCAACAAACTGCGCCAATATATCCTCATGCTTACCTTTAGGACGAATAATCGAAACTGGCTTTATAGACAAGAAATCATTGAGCAACTGTGCGTCCAGCCCCGCTAACAGCATTGGTTTGAGCTGATTGATTGCGTCAACAACACCATCCACTTCTCCGCTTTCCAATAAGGCGATGGCCTTGCTATAGCCTTGCTATAGCCTTGATATTCTACGGTTTCAATTTCAGGGTAATGTTCTTCGATCAGTTGGGAATAAATGGTATCTTTCGGTACGCCAATCGTCTTTAGATCGCCCAAGGCGATTTCGCTGTAACTATAGAGATAGGTGTATTCGATATTGGTTGGTTTGGAGTAATCGAACCGCCTTTCACGCTCGACGGTATAGGTGACATTAGCAGCAAAGTCACTCTCACCTTTTTCAACGGAATCGAGAATGGCATCGAAACTGGGGTAATCTCGATAAACAATGCTGACGGGAAACTCTTTCTCGATAGCACGAAAAAGAACTCGGGAAACCACATCATCAGCCTCGACGGCTACCACATATGTTGGACGCAACTGATCATTACCTGCTGCTGTTGGGAAGATCCACCCAAACAAAAGCAAGCAAATTAATGCTCGTGTTAAAGCCACTGACTGACCTCTATCTTTATAGAATACCGCACTCTAATGGTGCAATTTATCCTTTTATTATGGCCTATTTTATTAAACTGTACACTATGCTAAAACGTTCATTTAGCCCATTTTGGAATGAGAACTAGACTTTTACCGTTCGTTTTCATCCTGATCGTTACTTCGCAGCACAAAGTCGGTAGCCCACGCTGTGCCAAGAAAGAAAATCCAAACAACAAAAACAGGGTTAGGTACGTCGATTTCAGGCATCGCAACGATGGCTGCGAACCCAACCGTCGGCAGTGTCCAGCACAGTAATTTACTCCACTTAAATTGGCGAATTTTAGCCATTGTTTCAGCCGAGGCGATGATGCCGACAATACACAAGGCAATCAGTGCTGCGTGTGTCCAACCTGAGATCCACAGAGCTAAAATGAGTGCAAGTGACCACCAGCTATGCTGTGAAGAGGGTTTCCAGTGACGCGCAGCAAACCAGGCCACCATCACCGACAGAATTTGCACTAACGTCACCAACCAGTTTCCTTCAATTTTCCCTTCCGCTTGTGTCACCATGATCCCCAGTTCCATCGTGCAAATGACGGCTGCGCTGGTAATGAGGACGTAAATGCTGCTTCGCTTAGAGAACGTCACCATCAGCAAGGGAAATAGAATCCAAACACTTAAAGACAACGCGATGGGCTGATGGGGCAGCGTAAACCCATAGACCGTCATTGAGCCCAACAATAAAAAACCAGCAACGCCACTTTGTGGCAATATCCATAAAGCTGGAATGATCAATGCGAGCACGGGAACATCGCCACCACTCACACTTAATGTGCGCGCACATACGATGGCTAACAAAGTAGTGATGACAAACTGTACAATTGAAACTACCATTGCGTCTCCTCTCTCTTCCTTGGACGAATAGACCTTTTCAGTATGGATCAGTTTCTAGTACAAATCTTTGCAGTAATTCACCAAATTCCATCAGGAAAGGTAACAACGTACGGAAAAATAGCGCAATTATCTGGATATCCCGGCTATGCACGCCACGTTGGTAAAGCCTTAGGCAACCTACCTGAGGGATCAAAACTCCCATGGCATCGAGTCATTAATAGCCAAGGAAAAATTTCATTGAAAGGCGATGATTTAGAAAGGCAGAGAGCTTCTCTTTTGAAAGAAGGCATCAAGGTGACACCGGCTGGACGTGTTTCTTTAAAAAAATATCAGTGGCAACCTTAGTCACCACCGACACTTGAATGTTTTGCTACTCAGTTGCTGCTAACGCCCACCAATCTTAGGTTTGCGTTGTCTGTTTTGCTTTCATCAGTTAATACCGGGTAAATGGTGTCTGAGATGAAACGTAACTTACCATTCACTTCAATGCGTGCGCTAATCGTGTAACGGTGGTTCTCTATAATTTGGCTCGGATCATAGTCGATTTGAAACGCAAATGGAGACTGAAACCCTTGAGATTCAAATTCTGTTTCCGCAATGACTACCGACGGTGCGTCAGCCAAAGAAATATCTTCCAATTTCACGGTGATCACCGCATCTTCCGGCAATGCAATTCGCTCACGATAAGACACCATGCCAATCACTGTCGCGTATTCTACTTGCTGTTCTACTTTTGGCTCTTCTTTCGTGGATTGACAGCCCACTAGCGCAAAACCAAGTATCGCAGGTAATAACATCCATGATTTATTCTTCATTCTACTTCGCCACTTATTTTGAGATATGTGCCAGAGTATATTCATGCCTTGTGTTTTGTCTCTATCCAAGGTATTAATTTGACATAAACATGACGGAGGTACGATGAGCAAACCACTTAATGAATTGCTGGAACTATTGCAGCTTGAACAGCTAGAAAAAGGGCTGTTTAGAGGGCAAAGTGAAAACTTAGGGCTTCCACAAGTCTACGGAGGTCAAGTCATTGGACAGGCGCTCTCGGCAGCTCGCTATACCGTTGAAAGCGATCGAACGGTGCACTCGTTCCACAGCTACTTTCTTCACCCTGGTGATCCTGAAAGGCCGATTATCTATGACGTAGAAAATCTTCGTGATGGCCGCAGTTTGAGTACTCGCCGTGTTAAAGCCATTCAAAATGGTCGACCTATTTTCTACCTTACCGCGTCTTATCACGGTGAAGCTGAAGGTCACGAGCATCAAAATGCCATGCCAAATGTCCCTGGGCCTGAAAACTTTGCATCGGAGTCAGAACTGGCAGCGAAGATTTCAGATTACTTGCCCGAGCAATTGCGCACTATTTTCTGTGGTGAAAAACCGATCCAAGTACGCCCTGTGACCGTCATCAATCCACTAAAACCTGAAAAAGCAGAGCCCACTCAGTATCTGTGGATTAAAGCCAATGGCGAAGTACCCGATAACCAGCTAATCCACCAATACTTGTTAGCGTACGCGTCAGATTGGGGGTTCTTAGTCACCGCCCTTCATCCACACGGCGTCACTCTGCTAACGCCTAAGTTTCAAGTGGCGACCATCGATCATTCTATGTGGTTCCACCGTCCGTTCAAGATGGACGAATGGTTGCTGTATTCTATCGAGAGCCCAACCGCAAGCAGTGGCCGAGGCTTAGTTCGAGGAGAGCTGTTCGCCCAAGATGGCACCATGGTTGCGTCGGCAGTTCAAGAAGGTGTGATGCGCTTTAATAACTAGCCTTTCCTTTCTGCAATGAAAAACCGGCGGCCTCAATAGGTCGCCGGTTGTCGTTTAACACACCAATGTTTGGCACTCAAATAAGTGGCTGCCTGTACGCGGAGTTAGTGACGGATTGTAAAGTTCAGTAGCGACCATTCGTAAATCCTAGAGGCCTTAGGCGATGTCTCACGGTACAAGCCGCCATCGGGAGTCTGAATAAACTTACGCGCGCCATAACGCATCACCGAAATCGGTTTTGTTGTTTTCCACACACCACCTTTAGGAATAATGTCATTTTCTGGCAAGCTATGAATGGTCATCGTTCTTGTGGTCGGCCCATTACTGCATAAACCATCGCTGTCGAACTTGATTGGAGCCGGCGCATCAAGGCAGCCATCATTACGAGTGACGTAGAAAAATGCGGGTGCGGCTTGAGTACGCTCGCTTCCCTCTAAGCTAAGCCTAACCTGAAGACGAACCCCTGGGCCATATCGCTTGATATCATCTTCGGTCGGCTGAACCACTTTTGCACCTTTAAACCATAAGCGGCTTTCTTGTAGGTTACTGGCCGTGCTGCCCAGTAAAGAAGCAACCGTCACTTTTCTATTGGATGCGGTAAATGCAGCTTCTCTATGCCAATCCGCTTCCGATGCCAAGGGCGGGTGTATGTACACCTTAAATCCCTGAGACGCCGCTAGGTAGTTATCGCTCTCTGCTTCGTAAACCGTGAATGTGTCCCGATCATTTTCCCCAGAAAGTGGCAGATTTCCGACCATGAACTCACCGGTCAACTTGTTGGTAACATGGGTCAGTTTGTTGTACGGATCAGACACAAACCGACGCTCTCCAATGGCTGGAGACTCAATATTGAATTTAAACAACTTACGAGGGTTAAAGTTAACCGAGTTGCGCCCTATTTTGATTTCTGGGTGCGCCGCTTTGTTGATGGTGCCGCGTGCCGAAAACTGCAACGGCGCGAAGTTGTCGGATTTGGCCGTCACATTCAACATAAAGTCTCCTGCTTTTTGAACGGCCACTTCACCGGTCGCAGGGTTGACTAAGGTGACAACATGGCGATATTGCTCAGGCAACTGGTAGCTCAGCGTCACAGGCTCTGGAGACAACACCGTTATGTCTCGTTCTTCGACGGGCATCAGCTTGGCGTTCTTTTTATACGTGATCGCCTGATAACTGACGCTCATTTTTAACGTCGCTTTATGAACGATAACGTCGTAACTGATGGTACTACTTTTAAAACCAGTGGTGCCAGAGTCGGTTGCGGTGATGCGCGTCTTGCCCGCTTTTAGCATCGTCATGTTGCCAGTGGTTTTATCAATCGACACGACCCCATCCGCTTCATGGCCCGCGGCGAAGGCGTAACTGAGTTTGCCCGTCACACCGTCTATTGGCAGTGGTGCAATGCTGTGACCGCCTGCTTTCCACGTGCTTTGAGCGCTGGTCGCCTCTCCCTTTAGGGTCAGTCGACTGCTGCCTGCCGCCACGTACAATTTGAATGATGCAGGCTCTGAGGCAAGGTAATTGCTATCACTTTTCGTTCTTACCGAAATACGGGTTTCACCGGCTTTTGCTACCGCTAATTTCGTTCCACTATAAGCGCTCGCAACCGAGGTTTCTTGAATCGAAGCCAGCTCGATGGGGCGTTCAAACTTCGGCAATTTTTCGG includes the following:
- a CDS encoding DEAD/DEAH box helicase translates to MLRLWQSQCVEAALKKYSYDQSHFFCQATPGAGKTVMAAELAKRLIEQDKVDLILCFSPSLTVAEGIKKTFAWKLGCSFNGGLGSLGVSYTYQTIRFMDDDFWRTVEKYRVFAVFDEIHHCASDEHGGSNVWGEQVLTKIQGLAKYTLALSGTPWRSDSVPIAMAEYTDPDGQLVCDFQYGLKQAIEELVCRAPKIALVDNEHLSITEGGERLSFSSILDLIQKSDISYQTVIHNEDAMSYLLQSGCNKLEHIRRQSPQAGGLVVAASVKHAKSIQAMLIQKFGQSACIVTYHHESPLEEIEAFRHGDTQWIVSVGMISEGTDIPRLQVCCHMSAVKTELYFRQVLGRILRVNDSPNQEAWLFTFAEESLIGFSERIEQDIPDTCLYIKQDFDKQNTFPINERGLLDNTERSLSTLTQRHLVNWDDSMMPSSESTINLMSSCDELRLGQFRQRVISAFI
- a CDS encoding helix-turn-helix domain-containing protein, producing the protein MQKNNPIPERLKAARKKACITQKDLGVKIGMEQSSASGRMNHYEKGRHVPDIGTLERMADELNVPLNYFFCKSDLSAELACAIDKMSDEEKAALLKSLASK
- a CDS encoding TniB family NTP-binding protein, translating into MFNVTSQQRKQLMEYETSFIEYPEITEIYSIFDQLRFNQSLGGEPESFLLTGETGSGKTALINNYLKRFESSSSSSWSTQTVLSTRIPSRVNEQNTLNKFLVDLNSKSGGRSTRRRNEIALGESVVRHLKRKSVELIIVNEVQELVEFSTAEERQAIANTFKYISEEAGVSFVLVGLPYANVLAEEPQWNSRLSWRRGLNYFKLLKITKATKTTSAQYDVDPDQKKHFAQFVAGLSKRMGYQKAPRLTSNDVLYPLFSVCNGECRKLKHFLKDAMLISFKEGRETIDSGVLERTFAFKFPYLDNPFTCNLSSLKVHQLEASSTYNTSAISAEDKILPPRFSDAIPLNLLLSIGGLKA
- a CDS encoding TnsA endonuclease N-terminal domain-containing protein, which translates into the protein MFDQTKKSSHVHNICKFMSLKNDAVVRTLSVLEFDFCFHLEYNPDVKEYTSQPYGYHYHFNGRKCRYTPDFLVCDQKEQSSFVEVKHSSQILKPDFRARFAEKQRTALEEHGKRLILVTEKQIRINPIFNNLKLLHRYSGLHTVTQVQKSVLQFIQSKQKVQLFEVSQYFGLPEHETLIHSLCWLSSGRIKTDLRNNDFGLNSYVWC
- a CDS encoding MGMT family protein, whose amino-acid sequence is MDQFLVQIFAVIHQIPSGKVTTYGKIAQLSGYPGYARHVGKALGNLPEGSKLPWHRVINSQGKISLKGDDLERQRASLLKEGIKVTPAGRVSLKKYQWQP
- a CDS encoding YbaY family lipoprotein, with translation MKNKSWMLLPAILGFALVGCQSTKEEPKVEQQVEYATVIGMVSYRERIALPEDAVITVKLEDISLADAPSVVIAETEFESQGFQSPFAFQIDYDPSQIIENHRYTISARIEVNGKLRFISDTIYPVLTDESKTDNANLRLVGVSSN
- the tesB gene encoding acyl-CoA thioesterase II — its product is MSKPLNELLELLQLEQLEKGLFRGQSENLGLPQVYGGQVIGQALSAARYTVESDRTVHSFHSYFLHPGDPERPIIYDVENLRDGRSLSTRRVKAIQNGRPIFYLTASYHGEAEGHEHQNAMPNVPGPENFASESELAAKISDYLPEQLRTIFCGEKPIQVRPVTVINPLKPEKAEPTQYLWIKANGEVPDNQLIHQYLLAYASDWGFLVTALHPHGVTLLTPKFQVATIDHSMWFHRPFKMDEWLLYSIESPTASSGRGLVRGELFAQDGTMVASAVQEGVMRFNN